The Mucilaginibacter sp. PAMB04168 genome contains the following window.
AGCATTGCTATTGATGATGCCTTTTTAAGAGATGCTGATAAAGAAGAGTTGGAAGAACTGCTCGTAATTGCTGTAAATAAAGCGCTTGAGCAAGCCGAAAACGTAAGCCAAGCCGAAACAGCGGCCATGACCAAAGAAATGTTTGGCGATTTGGGCAGCATGTTTGGTAAGTAATATCTAACCGAAAGTTCCCTAATTTCCGGTAGCAAACATTGTATTCAAATGCATGTTTAAACAACAAGTTATACATTTGCAGCATAAATCAAATTAGCACTTATGAAACTCACCTATTACGGACACTCTACCGTTGAGATACAAACGGGTGGAAAAACCCTGTTGTTCGACCCATTTATTACACCAAATGAACTGGCTAAGCATATTGATATTAACCAGCTAAAGCCAGATTACATATTAATTTCGCACGGGCACGGCGACCACGTGGCCGATTTACTGCCCATTCAAAAAAACAGCGGCGCCAAGGTGATCTGTATTGCAGAGATAGCTGCCTGGTTAGGCAACCAGGGCGTGGCCGATGCGCATGGCATGAACATTGGTGGCAGTTTTAACTTTGATTTTGGCCGTGTTAAAATGGTATACGCTTTACATTCCAGCTCTATGCCAGATGGCAGCTACGGCGGCGTACCGGCAGGCTTTGTTATATATGCCGAGGGTAAAAAGATTTACTTTGCAGGTGATACAGCGCTTACCTATGATATGAAGCTACTGGCCGAAGAGGAGTTAAGCTGGGCAATATTGCCAATAGGCGATAACTATACCATGGGTATTGATGACGCCATTAAGGCGGCCGATTTTATTGGCTGTAAAGACGTTATAGGTGTGCATTATGATACTATGCCGGTTATTAAAATCGATAAGAATGAAGCACTGGAGAAATTTCTTAAAGCCGGCCTTAACTTAAAGCTTCCCGCTATTGGCGATAGCATGGAGCTTTAAAAACTATATGCCAACCGCTCCCTTCGTTTTGAGTCGCAGATACGAAACGCTGTTATTAGTGCGAGGTGCATGAAAAACAAGATATCTCCTATTTATTATCTGAGATAACGAAAAACCTAAAAGAAATAAAACAAGAAAGCCAGGCTGTAATGAGCCTGGCTTTCTTGTCTTAATCTTCTACCTCGGGGGAAGAATCAGGAGGTCTTACATTTTCGACATGGTGTCTTTCTTTGTAGTATCCCTTTTACCTTTCTTCTTCATTTTGCCGTCTTTCTTTTTCTTTTTAGTAGTGTCGGTCTGCATAACGCCAGCTTTTGCCGGGGTAATACCATGTGCAAAAACGGTTCCGAACGAGATTGCCGCTAAGGCAATCATACAACATACTTTTTTCATAACAGCTGCATTAATTTGATTAATAGTTAATTATTAAACAACGCGACTCTCCATATGTTGCTGCATATCAAAACTTTATATTACTGTTCCATTTGGTATGATAGCACGCTTTTTCACAACTACGATACCATCTTGCACAGTATAAGCACCATAATCGCCATCTTCCAGCTTTTCACCGCAGTTAATACACACATCGTTTCCTATATGTGCATTTTTATCGATGATCGCATTTTTAATCTTACACCGGTCGCCAATGCCCATAATAGGCGAATTGCTGGCTTTAAGCTCTTCTATTTGCTCCAGGGTTTGGTAGTTATCGCCACCCATTACATAGCAATTCTCAATATCGGTATCAAAACCTATACGGGTACGTATACCTATAATAGAGCGTTTTATACGGCTGGCGTTAATAATACACCCATCAGAAATAATGGACCTTTCTAACAAAGTGCCCGATATTTTAGATGGTGGCAGCATACGTGCGCGCGTAAAAATATGGCGCTTATCAAACAGGTTAAACTGTGGTATGTCATCCGTTAGGCCCAGGTTGGCTTCAAAGAATGATGGTATAGTACCTATATCCTCCCAATAGCCCTCATACTGATAGCTGGTTACTTTATGCGTTTTGATAGACTGCGGAATGATCTCCTTACCAAAATCAGGGTGCTCATTACCTTGCAAAAGCTCATACAGGGTTTTACGGTTAAAAATGTAGATCCCCATTGAGGCCAGGTAAAAACGCCCCTGCGCTGCCATTTCTTCGCTTACCTCTGATGCCCAGCTTTCGAAATTGCTTTTAGGCTTTTCAATAAAATCAGTGATTTCACTTTCCTCATTGGTTCTTAAGATGCCAAAACCGGGAACATCATTAGCATGCACCGGAATGGTAGCAATAGAAATATCGGCTTTGCTACGGATATGCGACTCAACCATGTCTTTAAAATCCAGTTGGTAGAGCTGGTCGCCAGACAGGATAAGCACATAATCAAATTCATGAACACTTAAATGGTGCAGACTTTGCCTCACGGCATCGGCTGTACCCTGAAACCATCCCACGTTTGAAGGTGTTTGTTCGGCCGCCAATATATCAACAAATGAATCGCTAAAGCTGCTGAAATGGTAGGTGTTCTTAATATGCTTGTTAAGCGATGCCGAGTTAAATTGTGTTAATACAAAAATACGCTCGAAACCCGAGTGTAAACAGTTAGAAATAGGAATATCAACCAAGCGATACTTACCTGCAATAGGTACTGCTGGTTTTGACCGGGTAGCTGTGAGCGGAAATAAGCGTGTTCCCTGGCCCCCGCCAAGCACTATGCTGATTACTTTGGAGTTCATATAATTGGATTTAAGCTTTCATATAATTGGTTGTACTGTTTGGCCGATTGGGTCCAGGAGAAATCAAGGGCCATCATACGTTTACGTAACAAATGCAGGTGTTCATGGTTCTTGTAAAGTTCAATTGCCCGGCGTACCGAGTGGGTAATATCATCTACACTGCTTTGGTTAAAGCAAATACCATAGCCACCTTCGTCACCAAAGTCAACAACTGTGTCAATAAGGCCGCCGGTACGGCGCACTATAGGTACTGTACCATAGCGTAAAGCATACAGCTGGTTAAGCCCGCAAGGCTCCACCCGCGACGGCATCAGCAAAAAATCACTGCCGGCATAAATGAGGTGCGCCAGGGCTTCATTATAACCTATGTAAGTTTTATAACTATCCGGAAACTGCTCATTTAATTGTACCAATGCCGCCTCGGTATCTTTATCACCTGCGCCTAAAACCAGCACATTTAAATCGCCTGCATGTTCGCGCAGGCTTTGGGTTAAGGCCTGGGGCAATAAATCTGCACCCTTTTCAATTACCAAACGGCCAATAAAAGATACCAGAGGTTTATTCACATCAAGGCCAAAGCGTTCACATAAAGCTTGCTTGTTGGCCAGTTTGCCTGCATCGGGCTCTTTAGCATCAATAGGCCCGGCAATCATAGGGTCGGCTACAGGGTTCCATACTTCAGTATCAATCCCGTTAATAATGCCCATGCCTTTTGCCCCTTCGATGTAAAACAAGTACTCCAGCCCGTTTGAGTTGATAGAAAGCTCGTGCAGGTAACTGGGCGAAACGGCAGTATACTTATCGCAACATTTAATGGCGCAGGCCAGCGGGTTGATACCGCCTCCCCAGTCCAGCAAACCGGCATAAGCCATGTCAACCTCGGGCAGATAGTCAAATTTATCGTACCCAAAAGCGCCGTGATACTGCCCGTTATGTATAGTAAATACCGTAGTGGTTTTAGCCAGGCGCTTGTAAAGGGCCGAGTGTTGTAATAAAAACGGAATAAGGCCAACGTGATGATCGTGGCAATGAATCACGTCAGGCTTTTGCTGCGACCAGTTGATCCAGTCTAAAAAGGCCAGCTGAAAGGCAATAAATTGTTCGCGTTCATCGGGATAGCTATACACCTCAGGGCGATCAAGCAGCCCGGGCATATAAATCAAAAAAAGTTCGAAACCGAGCTTATTGGTTCGTTCTTTCCAAATCTCAAACTCGTAACGTTTAGCGCCCAGCAGGTTCGACGCTTCAAATACTACATCAAACTCGCTCTCTTGCACAAACTTACGGTCGTAATAAGGCAATACTACAGCGGCTTGTAAACCAGCCTCATTTTGGTACTTAGGCAAGGCGCCCACAACATCAGCCAATCCGCCAACCTTGGCTACAGGATAGCACTCTGCCGCTAAGTGATAAACTTTCATTTTATAGGTATAATTGCCTCCAATGTAAGCAAAAGTTTGCTTACCAAAATACAACCTGTAAGTAATAAATGTGTTTTGACAAAACTGCTATTTATTGTGTGATATACCGGGCTTAGTGTACGCAGATTTAATACAGTTAGTGCGTAATCAGGCCCTTTTGCATCTTGTATCCACAGTAGCAGCATTTTATAAACAATATTAAACTTACAGGTGTTATAACCCTACATTAAATTGAAGATACTATGCAATGGATGGGCAGACGCGAAAGCAGTAACGCAGAAGAAGGCAGCGGCCGTGGTGGTGGCCTGGCCATAGGTGGCGGTATAGTTGGCATTATTGGTGCCATCATATACATGTTTACAGGCGTAAACGTGTCGCAGATAATTCCGAACACAGGCGGTGGGCAGCAACAGGAGCAAACCAACACACGCTTAACCGAGTCAAAAAGTAAAGAACAAAGTTTTGCCCGCGTGGTGCTGGCCGATACGGAAGACACCTGGAACCAGCTTTTCCGTGAAATGGGCGGCACTTATAAAGAACCCACTATACACTTTTTTGAAGAAGGTGTAAATACCGAAGGCTGCGGTGTTGCCGGATCGGCAACCGGCCCGTTCTATTGCCCCGCCGACCAAAAAGTGTATTTGGATTTATCTTTCTTTCAGGAATTGGAGCAGCGCTTTGGCGCAGCCGGTGATTTTGCCCGCGCGTATGTAATAGCGCATGAAGTTGGCCACCATGTGCAGAAATTATTGGGTGTATCAGATAAAATGGACCAGGCCAGGCAGCAGCTGAGCGAGGAACAATACAACAAGCTATCGGTAAAGCTGGAATTACAGGCCGACTTTTATGCAGGCGTGTGGGCTTATTACGAAAAAAAACGCGGGCTGCTGGAAACCGGCGACATTGAGGAGGCCCTCAATGCGGCCAATGCCATTGGCGACGACCGTCTTACTCAAGGCCGCGTATCGCCCGACTCGTTTACACACGGCACCAGCGCCCAGCGCATGTACTGGTTTAAAAAAGGTTTCGAAACAGGCGATGTAAAACAAGGCAACACCTTTGCCAGTGCAGATTTGGAGTAGGTTGATTAAGCTAAAATTCATTAATGTTACTTACCTTAGCTGTCAACACGCATTATGAATTTTAAGCCTTTATTGTACATTTTACTTTCTGTAATTGTTCTTTCTTCCTGTAAAAGCCGTAAGCCGGTTATTGTAGTTAACAATAGCCAAAAGGTTTATAAAAGCCAGATGGACAGCCTGCTGGATTTAACCAAGGCAATGGATACTGTAGCCCTGGCGGATAGCGCCGGCCATCCTATTCCATCGCAGTTTGTGGCTACCGTAAACTTTAACTTACGCAAGCCCAACTATGTAATTATACATCATACAGCCCAGGATTCTACACAGCAAACGCTCCATACCTTTACCCTGGCCCGCACCCAGGTTAGCGCACACTACGTTGTAGGGCGCGATGGCAAGGTGATTCATATGCTGAACGATTACCTGCGCTCGTGGCATGCCGGCGTGGGCAAGTGGGGTAGTATTACCGATATGAACAGCTGTTCGATAGGTATTGAACTTGATAATAATGGCCTTGAACCCTTTCAGGATGCACAGATTAAAAGCCTGCTTTCGCTGCTGACTTATTTAAAAAAGACATACAATATTCCCACTGCTAACTTTCTTGGCCATTCGGATATTGCCATTCCACGCAAAACCGACCCGAGCGCATATTTCCCATGGAAAACGCTTGCTCAAAACGGCTTTGGCTTTTGGAGTGATGACGTTTTGGAACTGGCTCCCGAAAACTTTGATTACGTAAGCGCCCTGCGTATTATTGGTTATGACACCCAAAAACTGCCAGGAGCCATTACTGCATTTAAACTCCATTTTATTCAAACCGACGTAAAGCCTCAACTTACACAGTTGGATTTAAACGTGCTTTATAATGTTTACAAAAAGTATTGAAATTATCTATGCCTTGATATTGCCATTAAGTATTTGCAGGAAGGTCCCTTGTATGGAAGTGTTTAATAACTTTTGCTCGAGTGAAAAATAAGGCTTTTAAGGCACTATATAAAACAAGAAAAGCCGCTTCACTGAAGCGGCTTTTCTTGTTTATGCTTAATACTTATTTGGCAATTTCAAACACTGCCCTTACCTGGTAATTCAATTTAATTTTCTTAAAGTCGATGTCTGATTGCACAGCGACATCTGCACTTTTAAAGGACATGTTAGAAAACACTTGTCTGCCCATAGGCTCGTTATCTATCTCCTGAATTTCAATTGCACCGCCCAGTCTTTCGCCTATGCTGGTGAGCAGGTAAGTCGCTTTTTCGCGGGCAGCCTGCAAGGCTTTAATCTTCAGGTCGCGGCGCAAGTCCGCTTGTTTCGAATACTCATAACTATCAATACCGGTCGACTGGATGCCTTTGTCATCAACCCTACTTAAGATAGTATTAATGCTGTTCAGGTCGCGCAGCTTAATGCGATACTGTTTGCTGGCCAAAAAATCGGGGTTCTTCTTTTTGTCAATGATGATATTATATGCAGCAATGTTATTTACAGTGAAATCATCCTTAGCAATGCCAGCCTCTGTAACGGCTTTTTGCAGCTGTTTTTCAAGCGTGCTGATGTCCACCTTATTTTTACCGTTCATGTATTCCTTAAGTGCTATAGATACATAAATAATATCGGGGGTAACTTCTTGTTCGGCGCTGCCCATTACCTCAATTTTGCGGCGCAGATCGGTAGTTTGTGCAAACGAAGTAATGGTAATGGTTAATAGAGCGGCTAAAATGAATAGTCTTTTCATAGTTATTATGTGTTAGTTCTGTTGATGTAGACGAAGCCTGCCAAACTAATGTAACAAGCCCGCCTATTTAAATCAATGGACAGTTGGCCGATGAAATAGTTTAGTGAGCTATTGGTCCAAATCAGAATTTTACTGAATTAACGAATAACAGTATTGAATAAGCCGGCAGGTGTGCTTTGTTTCATCTGCACATTTAAGCCTCTACAGCTTATCGATCCGCACCCAGCGCATACCAGCCGCTTCGGCAGCTTGCACACCGGCATTGCCGTCTTCAAACACCAGGCAGTGTTTGGGGGCTACACCCAGCAGTTCGGCCGCTTTCAGGAAAGGGTCGGGGTAGGGTTTGCCGTGCTCAGTTTCGCCGGCACATACTATTACCTCCACCAGGTTGCATATGCCCAATATTTGCAACGTCTTTTCAACTGCTATGCGGCTGCTGCCGCTTACTACGGCAATGCGCACTTGGCCTGCGTGGTTCTTCAAGTGGTTTACCACATAATCTATCGGTTGGGTTTGCTCAATATACTGCTCCAAAAACAGCTTATATTTTTGTTCTTTAAACTCCTGAGGGTCAAAAGAGGTTTGGTAGCGGTGGTTTATTTGTTCTACCACATTCACAATAGGCAGGCCGGCAAACTCGTCAATAATCGCACCGTCTATAGTTACGCCTTTATCAGCTGCTACTTTAATGTAAGTTTCGGTGTGGGCGCCCATGTTATCGGCCAGGGTACCATCGCAATCGTATAAGAACGCTTTGAAATTTTCCTGACTAATTTTAACCAGGGCATCGTATTTCTGTTGGCTGTTTGTTTCCATAACTATAACCACAAAGTTCTTAAAAATATGCGCCTTGTAAAGCCAGTATTAAAGCAACTTTCATAATTACAATTTTCACAATTTCGAACAAATAGCAAATTGTACTTTTAATTGCTGTAAATTCTTTATACGTTTGAAATTTTTGTTGATGTAGCTTCAACAAATTTTTGATCGGATTCCTCTATGCTACGTGTTGACAGCAGCAAACCCTGCCAGCTTATTTATGCACTTGCCCGCCATGAGTACCTCTCGTGGCTGATAGAGCCGCATATTGTTCAGCTTAATCCCAACGGCGAGTTTTCGCTTACACATCAGCGCCTGTTCTCTAACACCGCCCAGGAGTTTAGCAATTGCATAGATGAGACCGACTTGAAGCTCATTAAGCTGCTCGAAGATATGGAGCAGGGGCACATCATTAAAAAATACCATAAAAAGCCCGTGCGCCCGTACGAGTTTTTCAGCAAGGTGTTTAACGATCAGCTTTTCGACGTGATCCGCCCCAAGATTGAAAAGAAAATGGCCGAGGCGCTAAGCCTGATGACCAATAAGAAAATCTTCCTGATGAGCAAGGAGGGCTATCCTGCCGAAAAACAGCTGCACCTGGCACAAGAACCGGCCACCGTTCTTTTCCACTTTAAGCGCGATGAGAACGAGATTCGCTATTACCCTACTATTAAATACCAGGGTATGAAGATCGAGTTTATGTTTAAAGGGGCCGATATTGTATGCAACCAGCCGGGCTGGATGATGCTGGACGACACCCTCTACTACTTTGATAAGGATGTGGAAGGCAAAAAGCTACAGCCCTTTTTAAACAAGCGGTATATTGCCATTCCGCGCAGTGCCGAACAATCTTACTTCGAAAAGTTTGTGGCCCCCCTTATTGAAAAACACCATGTACATGCCGAGGGCTTTACCATTAATACCGAAAAGTATGATGCCCGGCCGGTGGTTAAACCTATTTACGTAGCGGGCGGCACTTCGCAAATACAACTTTACTTTAAATACGCCGGCTATGTATTTCCCTATGGTGATGGGCGGCAAATTTCGGTTAAGATTGACCGTAACGGCGATACATATACATTCCATCGTATTAAGCGTTCTGTTATCTGGGAAAAAAACAAGCTGCAGCAATTGGAGGATATGGGCCTTACCACCTCGTCGTCGCTGTTTCAGAACCTGGAGGTTAAGCATGAAAATGAGGAGGCCGACCGCTCATTCTCGGTGTTCGACTGGCTCAACCAGCACCATAATCAGTTGGTGGCAGCAGGGTTTGAAATTGAGCAACCCGAGGGTCAGAAACGCTACCTGTTTGGCAGCAGCAAGATTGATTTGCAGGTAAAAGAAAACAACGATTGGTTTGACATTCATGCCATTGTACACTTTGGGCCATACCAAATTCCGTTTATGTATCTGCGTAATCATATCCTTAACCGCAAAAAAGAATTTGTACTCCCTAGCGGCGAGATAGCGGTGATACCCGAAGAATGGTTTTCGCAGTATGGCAACCTGCTTAATTTCTCGGAAGGAAACAAGGACCTTAAACTACGTAAACACCATATAGGCCTCATTAATGATTTGGCCGAAGGCGAGTTGGCCAGCATTACCATTAACCGTAAACTACAAAAGCTAACCGACTTTGACGAGCTGGAAGATGTTGATCCGCCGGTAAACTTTGCAGGCAGCTTACGTCCGTATCAAAAGGCAGGCTATAACTGGTTCCACTTTTTAAAAGATTACCACTTTGGCGGCTGCCTGGCCGATGATATGGGCTTGGGTAAAACCATACAAACGCTTGCCCTGCTACAAAAAAACAAGGAGGATGCCGAGGCTATTGGCGCAACCAGTACATCGCTGCTCATTATGCCTACCTCGTTAATTTATAACTGGATAAATGAGGCTGCCAAGTTTACGCCTTCGTTACGCATGATGGTGCATACCGGCGCATTTCGCTATAAATCGCCTGATGTATTTGGCAAGTATGATGTGGTGGTTACCACGTACGGCATCAGCCGCATTGATGTGGAACTGTTCAAAGCTTTCTTTTTCGATTATGTAATATTGGATGAAAGTCAGAACATCAAAAACCCTTCGTCCAAATCATACCAGGCGGTTAAGCAGCTTAAATCACGCCACAAACTCATCCTGAGCGGCACACCCGTTGAAAATACAGTGAACGATCTGTGGACGCAAATGTCGTTCATTAACCCAGGCTTGTTGGGTAACCAGCAGTTCTTTTTAAACGAGTTTGTAACGCCTATTGAAAAAAAGAAGGATGAGGACAAAGCCCATCGTTTACAGGCGCTTATTAAACCCTTCGTATTGCGTCGCACCAAAGAGCAGGTAGCCACCGAGCTGCCGCCCAAAACCGAGCAGCTGTTTTATTGCCAAATGAGCGATGAACAGAGCGCAGTATACGAAAAGGTAAAATCTGAATACCGCAACGAATTGCTGCAAAGCCTGGAGGATGGCACCTTTGCACAAACACAAATACAGGTTTTACAAGGCTTGATTAAGCTACGCCAGATAGCCAATCACCCCTCTATGATTGATGAAACTTATGAAGGCGATTCGGGCAAGTTTGAGAACGTGGTACACACACTGGCCAATGTGCTGGATGGAAATCACAAAGTGCTTATCTTCTCGCAGTTTGTAAAGCAGCTCAACATATACAGGCAGTATTTCGATCAGCAAAATATTAAGTACACTTACCTGGATGGCAGTACGCAAAACCGGGGTGAGGTAGTTAAACGTTTTCAGCAGGATGCCAAAACGCAGGTTTTCCTCATCTCCATAAAAGCCGGTGGTGTAGGTTTAAACCTTACTGAAGCCGACTACGTGTTTATACTCGACCCGTGGTGGAACCCCGCTGTAGAACAGCAGGCCATTGACCGTACGCACCGCATTGGCCAAACCAAAAACGTGTTCATTTATAAATTCATTACTAAAGATACGGTAGAAGAAAAGATATTGGCCCTGCAGCAACGCAAACTCAGTGTGGCACGTTCGCTCATTACTACGGAGGAAAGCTTTATAAAGTCATTATCGGCTGATGATATAAGGGAGATATTAGGATAAGCAATCATCCATGTATAAACCATCCTTTTAGAATTTGTTGCAATTGCATATATTGGTATCATTAATTCGCCGTTATTTATTTAAGGCACGCAATTACCTTTTCGCTTCTACAGCATGTTAGATATCCATAAGCTACCCAAACAACCCAGTGTAGCCATTTCCTTTTGGAATGTGGGTAGCTTGCTGTATTACTCGAGCGCTCTGTTTATGCTGGAATCTTTCTTTTACTGGAGCAAGTTTAAAGAAGCTTATATTAATGAAGCCATTTTATTAAGCCTGTTTTGGCTTGGCAGCGTCCTTTTTGCCTTTAGCCATATTTTTATGGTGGTGATGGATGGATGGTCGCGCTATCAAAATTACAAGCGTATAAAAGATTACCTTTTTGTGCATGGCTTTACGCCCAAAATTGCCCGCTTGTATAAAGGCTCCAAATGCCAGCGCACCGCGTTTTTAGTAGCTGCCCGCGAGCTGGGTATGCAAGATGAAGTGTTACGCTATTACCGCAGGCTTGGTATTAAATGGTATCACTTTGTGCCGCACTTTATGATAAAAGACCCCTTCTTCCTGTTTAAAAAATATTTTTGGTCGCGCACCTTTCTCGAGAAACGTTACGAGCCTAAGTTTAACTACAGGCAGCTGAGGCCTGAAATTTCGCTATAATGCTTACCGGAAACTTGCTTAGCAAAACCTATGCTTCGGGTAAAGCTTTAGATAACGTATCCATTAAAATGGAGCCCGGGCAGATCTGCGGCTTACTCGGTAGAAACGGTGCTGGCAAAACTACATTGTTCCGTATTTTGTGCGGCCTGGTAAAGCCCGATTCTGGCAGTGTTGATATTACCTCGACCCGGCCCAAGCCCATAGGCGGCATTATTGAAAGGCCAGGCTTATATCCTTACCTCAATGCCTATGATAACGTTCGCATTTTTGCAGGTATACAAAGCGCCCCGGCTCATAAAACCGCAATCGAACAAACGTTAATCAAAGTTGGCTTACCACTTGACCGCAAAGACCCGGTACGCAATTTTTCATTAGGAATGAAACAGCGCCTGGGTATTGGCATTGCCTTGTTGAATAATCCGGAGTATCTTGTGTTAGACGAACCCTTTTCGGGGCTCGACCCAATTGGCGTTGCTTCGCTTATTCATTTGATTCATCAGTTGGCGGCCGATGACGGTATCTCTATCCTGCTTTCATCGCACTTAATGGGAGAGTTGAGCAAGTGCTGTCATTACCTGTATGTAATGGATAGGGGCAGGATGGTAAATGCCGGGCCAACCAACCAGTTAATTAATGATAATATAAAGCACTATAGCCTAACCGGCCCTAACCTTGCAGCCTCACAAGCGCTCAAAAACTACGATGTTAAAATGGGCTTAAACGATGCCCGGGTAGCCTGCAACGCCATGCAAATACCAAAACTGCTTCAGGAAATTTTGGCCGAAGGCATACAGATTACGTCATGTACGCCCGAGCTGTCACTCGAGCAATTAGTAAAACAACCGGCATAATGAGGGCACTATTATCTGCAGAATTTCTGAAGTTGGTTAAGCAAAGTAAAACCTATTATGCCCTGGTTGCTATTTTCGTAATTGAGTTGCTTATTTTCATTACCGCGTACTACCAGGGCAGCGCTATATTGGATTTGCTGCTGAACAATCTCCGGCAGTCCTTTTATTTTGAAGGCACCTTGCTAAACGGTAACCTCATCATGTACATTGTGCTCAACTCCCTCTGGTTTAACGTGCCATTGATACTGATGATCGTTACATCGGGCATTGTAACCGATGAGTACAAGGATAATTCAGTACAAACCGTAATGCTGCAGGCGGTAAAAAAATGGAAATTTATGCTGGCTAAATACATAACGGCCGCTGCCTTTACACTGTTTGTAATTGCTGTTATGATGATGAGCACCTTTGCGCTGGCTTACGCCATTTTTGGCAGCGGCGACCTGGTGGTTTACATTGGCACGCTCAACTTTTTCCCGGCTAAAGAGGCATTTCAGCGTATATGCTGGGCTTTTGCATCGGGCAGTGTGGCTATGGTGTTTTACAGCATTGTAAGTATTACCCTGGCTGTTTGCATTAAGGAAGCCGCTAAAACCTGGATTGCCGCAGCACTGTTCCTCATCATTACCAACTTGCTGCTCAAGGCCGATTTTATACCGGCTCAATTTAATCTCTTTTTTTTCCCTAAACTGATTGATACCTGGCAGCAGCTATTTAATTATGAGGCCGATTGGTTTAAAATAGGACTAAACAACCTGATACTTGTACTGTACAGTGTATTGTTTGCGGCGGTGGGTACGTTAATCTTTCAAAAAAAGGATATTGGATGATGAGGATAGTTTATTGCCTGCTGTTTTTACTAAGCGCCCAAGTTATACGGGCTCAAAAGATAGATGCCGATTTAATACGCATTAAACAACGCATGGATTCGGTTAAGCATTTTTCGGCTACGGTAACGCTCGATCTTGATGTGCCTTTTATACGCATGCCTACCAAAAAAGCGCAGATCAAGTACACCAAAGGCAGCCGCATGAAGTTTTCCTCGCAAGATTTTGTAATGCTCCCTAAAAGAGGTCTTGATTTTTCGATGAACGAGATATTCAAGCACCCTTTTATCACCGTGGACAGGGGACAGGAAAAGCGCAATGGCAAAACGCTGAAAGTAATTAACGTTATACCAACCGATGCCCAATCAGACCTTGTGTTGGTTACCTTGTATATGGATGCCCGGGCCAGCCGCATTATGGAATCGGAGATTAATACCCGTAAGGATGGCTCTTATACTTTGTTGATGCAATACGCTGCGGCCAACAACATCCTTCCTAACTATGTAGAAGCCGCATTTGCCATTGAGCGCCTCAAAATCCCTTTCAACTTTATGGGAAAAGACACCAAAATTGATCGCAAAAAAATGCGCAGCATGGATACTAAGACGGGTAAGATCAAGATGCGGTTGAGCAACTACGATATTAATTTAGGGTA
Protein-coding sequences here:
- a CDS encoding SIMPL domain-containing protein — protein: MKRLFILAALLTITITSFAQTTDLRRKIEVMGSAEQEVTPDIIYVSIALKEYMNGKNKVDISTLEKQLQKAVTEAGIAKDDFTVNNIAAYNIIIDKKKNPDFLASKQYRIKLRDLNSINTILSRVDDKGIQSTGIDSYEYSKQADLRRDLKIKALQAAREKATYLLTSIGERLGGAIEIQEIDNEPMGRQVFSNMSFKSADVAVQSDIDFKKIKLNYQVRAVFEIAK
- a CDS encoding HAD family phosphatase; the encoded protein is METNSQQKYDALVKISQENFKAFLYDCDGTLADNMGAHTETYIKVAADKGVTIDGAIIDEFAGLPIVNVVEQINHRYQTSFDPQEFKEQKYKLFLEQYIEQTQPIDYVVNHLKNHAGQVRIAVVSGSSRIAVEKTLQILGICNLVEVIVCAGETEHGKPYPDPFLKAAELLGVAPKHCLVFEDGNAGVQAAEAAGMRWVRIDKL
- a CDS encoding SNF2-related protein, translating into MLRVDSSKPCQLIYALARHEYLSWLIEPHIVQLNPNGEFSLTHQRLFSNTAQEFSNCIDETDLKLIKLLEDMEQGHIIKKYHKKPVRPYEFFSKVFNDQLFDVIRPKIEKKMAEALSLMTNKKIFLMSKEGYPAEKQLHLAQEPATVLFHFKRDENEIRYYPTIKYQGMKIEFMFKGADIVCNQPGWMMLDDTLYYFDKDVEGKKLQPFLNKRYIAIPRSAEQSYFEKFVAPLIEKHHVHAEGFTINTEKYDARPVVKPIYVAGGTSQIQLYFKYAGYVFPYGDGRQISVKIDRNGDTYTFHRIKRSVIWEKNKLQQLEDMGLTTSSSLFQNLEVKHENEEADRSFSVFDWLNQHHNQLVAAGFEIEQPEGQKRYLFGSSKIDLQVKENNDWFDIHAIVHFGPYQIPFMYLRNHILNRKKEFVLPSGEIAVIPEEWFSQYGNLLNFSEGNKDLKLRKHHIGLINDLAEGELASITINRKLQKLTDFDELEDVDPPVNFAGSLRPYQKAGYNWFHFLKDYHFGGCLADDMGLGKTIQTLALLQKNKEDAEAIGATSTSLLIMPTSLIYNWINEAAKFTPSLRMMVHTGAFRYKSPDVFGKYDVVVTTYGISRIDVELFKAFFFDYVILDESQNIKNPSSKSYQAVKQLKSRHKLILSGTPVENTVNDLWTQMSFINPGLLGNQQFFLNEFVTPIEKKKDEDKAHRLQALIKPFVLRRTKEQVATELPPKTEQLFYCQMSDEQSAVYEKVKSEYRNELLQSLEDGTFAQTQIQVLQGLIKLRQIANHPSMIDETYEGDSGKFENVVHTLANVLDGNHKVLIFSQFVKQLNIYRQYFDQQNIKYTYLDGSTQNRGEVVKRFQQDAKTQVFLISIKAGGVGLNLTEADYVFILDPWWNPAVEQQAIDRTHRIGQTKNVFIYKFITKDTVEEKILALQQRKLSVARSLITTEESFIKSLSADDIREILG
- a CDS encoding ABC transporter permease, whose protein sequence is MRALLSAEFLKLVKQSKTYYALVAIFVIELLIFITAYYQGSAILDLLLNNLRQSFYFEGTLLNGNLIMYIVLNSLWFNVPLILMIVTSGIVTDEYKDNSVQTVMLQAVKKWKFMLAKYITAAAFTLFVIAVMMMSTFALAYAIFGSGDLVVYIGTLNFFPAKEAFQRICWAFASGSVAMVFYSIVSITLAVCIKEAAKTWIAAALFLIITNLLLKADFIPAQFNLFFFPKLIDTWQQLFNYEADWFKIGLNNLILVLYSVLFAAVGTLIFQKKDIG
- a CDS encoding ABC transporter ATP-binding protein, which gives rise to MLTGNLLSKTYASGKALDNVSIKMEPGQICGLLGRNGAGKTTLFRILCGLVKPDSGSVDITSTRPKPIGGIIERPGLYPYLNAYDNVRIFAGIQSAPAHKTAIEQTLIKVGLPLDRKDPVRNFSLGMKQRLGIGIALLNNPEYLVLDEPFSGLDPIGVASLIHLIHQLAADDGISILLSSHLMGELSKCCHYLYVMDRGRMVNAGPTNQLINDNIKHYSLTGPNLAASQALKNYDVKMGLNDARVACNAMQIPKLLQEILAEGIQITSCTPELSLEQLVKQPA